From Alienimonas californiensis, a single genomic window includes:
- a CDS encoding sugar phosphate nucleotidyltransferase, translating into MSTAAVILAAGKGTRMNSELPKVAHEAAGKPLVRHVVDAARAAGCDKLIVVVGYGAGFVKGLLLDEPGVEFAVQTEQKGTGHAVLMAEPNLRNHTGPVLVLYGDMPLVTASSLKSLLDAREAADAACVVGSAVTENNHGLGRVIRNADGDFLRIVEEKDATDEERAVTEINTGCYAFAGPALLSSLAELAPNNAQREYYLTDCPAILKDRGETVTAETALTIEEALGVNTPEQLAEVERVLAGRSSENSKP; encoded by the coding sequence ATGTCGACCGCCGCCGTAATCCTCGCCGCCGGGAAGGGCACCCGGATGAACAGCGAACTGCCCAAAGTCGCGCATGAGGCGGCCGGCAAGCCGCTGGTGCGGCACGTCGTCGACGCCGCCCGGGCGGCCGGCTGCGACAAGCTGATCGTGGTGGTCGGCTACGGCGCCGGCTTCGTGAAGGGCCTGTTGCTGGACGAGCCCGGCGTGGAGTTCGCCGTGCAGACTGAACAGAAGGGGACCGGCCACGCCGTCCTGATGGCGGAGCCGAACCTGCGCAACCACACCGGCCCCGTGCTGGTGCTTTACGGCGACATGCCGCTGGTGACCGCGTCGAGCCTCAAGAGCCTGCTGGACGCCCGCGAAGCAGCGGACGCCGCCTGCGTCGTCGGGTCCGCCGTCACGGAAAACAACCACGGCCTCGGCCGGGTGATCCGCAATGCGGACGGCGACTTCCTCCGCATCGTGGAGGAGAAGGACGCCACCGACGAGGAACGGGCCGTCACCGAGATCAACACCGGCTGCTACGCCTTCGCCGGCCCGGCACTGCTGAGTTCGCTAGCCGAACTGGCGCCGAACAACGCCCAGCGCGAGTACTACCTGACCGACTGCCCCGCCATCCTGAAGGACCGCGGCGAAACCGTCACCGCGGAGACCGCCCTCACGATTGAGGAAGCCCTCGGCGTCAACACGCCGGAGCAACTGGCTGAGGTCGAGCGCGTTCTCGCCGGCCGGTCGTCAGAAAATTCCAAGCCATAA
- a CDS encoding small basic protein: MSLDKSLRRKSRLVRARNVYSREERILRLQAIERWDEGQSPIGLPKVRIVRTVAGRKKKKKTKDGED, from the coding sequence ATGTCCCTCGACAAAAGCCTCCGCCGGAAAAGCCGCCTCGTCCGGGCGCGGAACGTCTACAGCCGTGAGGAACGTATCCTCCGCCTGCAGGCCATCGAACGCTGGGACGAAGGCCAGAGCCCCATCGGCCTGCCCAAAGTCCGCATCGTCCGCACCGTCGCCGGTCGCAAGAAGAAGAAGAAGACCAAGGACGGGGAAGACTGA
- the nrdR gene encoding transcriptional regulator NrdR, with protein sequence MNCPFCRDNDTKVIDSRPSGPEAIRRRRECLGCGKRFTTYEKIETTPLRVIKRDHSREPFDREKVRAGVLMACRKRPVTSLQIDALINDLEADLLEEYERGDVPSRFIGDQVLDALKELDDVAAVRFASVLHGYEDARDFAQSLELTRRSR encoded by the coding sequence ATGAACTGCCCGTTCTGCCGCGACAACGACACCAAGGTGATCGATTCCCGCCCCTCTGGCCCGGAGGCGATTCGTCGGCGGCGGGAATGCCTCGGGTGCGGCAAGCGGTTCACGACCTACGAGAAGATCGAGACCACGCCCTTGCGGGTCATCAAACGGGACCACTCCCGCGAGCCGTTCGACCGTGAGAAGGTGCGGGCTGGGGTGCTGATGGCCTGCCGCAAACGGCCCGTCACCAGCCTGCAGATCGACGCGCTGATCAACGATCTCGAAGCGGATCTGCTGGAAGAATACGAACGCGGCGACGTGCCGAGCCGGTTCATCGGCGATCAGGTATTGGATGCCCTGAAGGAGCTGGACGACGTCGCCGCGGTCCGGTTCGCCAGCGTGCTGCACGGCTATGAGGACGCCCGCGACTTCGCCCAGAGCCTCGAATTGACGCGGCGCAGCCGCTGA
- the hflX gene encoding GTPase HflX — protein MSDPKRDNLRVRARKAVLVGVYDPDDARPVDRRLDELKGLAKTAGVKVVGELTQSRPNPHPGLCLGTGKVQELTTLAKSTGCDLIVFDNNLSPAQGRNLEKETESIIVDRSELILDIFAGTARTHEAKLQVELAQLLYFKPRLKRLWTHLERIEGGIGSGRGPGEKQLETDRRLVEKRIAELKKKLTEIEGRREREADRRTELQTTVGMVGYTNAGKSTLTRALTGADVYVADKLFATLDTRTRRWTIPDFDTVLLSDTVGFVRDLPHHLVASFRSTLEEARRADLLLHVVDSSDAEAEQHIETVYEVLEEIGVPTDNMLLVLNKADAARANDRSILDGLVHDHPEAVVVSATEGEGLADLEEAVARRLAGGYVEAAVDTTPANGRLLSFLQEHADVHGEDWAEAGDRVTVRCRLSRRWADKLAHDADLLSGTSVLRLVPGGPERVEENAAAPLAAAG, from the coding sequence TTGTCCGATCCGAAACGTGACAACCTCCGTGTCCGCGCCCGTAAGGCGGTGCTGGTCGGAGTTTACGACCCCGACGACGCCCGCCCCGTCGATCGGCGGCTGGACGAACTGAAGGGGCTCGCCAAGACCGCCGGCGTCAAGGTGGTCGGCGAACTCACGCAGTCCCGCCCGAACCCCCACCCGGGGCTCTGTCTGGGCACCGGCAAGGTTCAGGAACTCACCACGCTGGCCAAGTCGACCGGCTGCGATCTGATCGTGTTCGACAACAACCTCTCCCCGGCCCAGGGCCGCAATCTGGAGAAGGAAACCGAATCGATCATCGTGGACCGCTCCGAGCTGATCCTCGACATTTTCGCCGGCACCGCCCGGACCCACGAGGCAAAGCTTCAGGTCGAACTCGCCCAGCTCCTCTACTTCAAGCCCCGCCTCAAACGGCTGTGGACCCACCTCGAGCGGATCGAGGGCGGCATCGGCTCCGGCCGCGGCCCGGGTGAAAAGCAGCTCGAAACCGACCGCCGGCTCGTCGAGAAGCGGATCGCGGAATTGAAAAAGAAACTCACCGAGATCGAGGGCCGCCGCGAGCGGGAGGCCGACCGCCGGACCGAACTGCAAACGACTGTCGGCATGGTCGGCTACACCAACGCCGGCAAAAGCACGCTGACCCGGGCCCTGACCGGGGCGGACGTGTACGTCGCCGACAAACTGTTCGCCACGCTCGACACCCGCACCCGGCGTTGGACGATTCCGGATTTCGACACCGTGCTGCTGAGCGACACGGTCGGCTTCGTCCGCGATCTGCCGCACCACCTCGTCGCCTCCTTCCGCAGCACGCTGGAGGAAGCCCGTCGGGCCGACCTGCTCCTGCATGTCGTGGACAGCAGCGACGCCGAGGCCGAGCAGCACATCGAAACGGTCTACGAGGTACTCGAAGAGATCGGCGTACCGACTGACAACATGTTGCTGGTCCTCAACAAGGCGGACGCCGCCCGGGCGAACGACCGCAGCATCCTCGACGGGTTGGTGCACGATCACCCGGAGGCCGTCGTGGTCTCCGCCACCGAGGGCGAGGGGCTGGCGGACCTGGAGGAAGCGGTCGCCCGCCGTTTGGCCGGCGGGTATGTCGAAGCCGCGGTGGACACCACCCCGGCGAACGGCCGGCTGCTCTCCTTCCTGCAGGAGCACGCCGACGTCCACGGCGAGGACTGGGCCGAAGCCGGCGACCGGGTGACCGTCCGCTGCCGGCTGAGCCGCCGCTGGGCGGACAAGCTGGCCCACGACGCCGACCTGCTCAGCGGCACCAGCGTGCTGCGGCTGGTCCCCGGCGGGCCGGAGCGGGTGGAGGAGAACGCCGCCGCCCCCCTCGCCGCGGCGGGGTGA
- a CDS encoding NfeD family protein, whose product MRSRLLAAALLLSGLGAGTAAARAQEAAPAADATKAPPAALVKVGSPVDEAVVGTVQNAALKLQRQSEDAGVRGVLVLELTPGSSRFGPVRDLAQFLTSAELSDVRTVAWVPESVDGNNAIVALACEEIVLHPDAELGDLGRGRALEPADEAFVLALAEKRHNRLVSPALVRGLADPGQAVLKVTLGEGANAETRLVTPAELKEIRESAPGDVQVDRIKEEGVPGRFSGERARALGILAAATAETKNDVARLYDLPTLRTAAAAGGVPDVAYIRIDEPIEPIIGEFVKRQIDRSVARGANLIVFELTSRSGSLVTAQDLATRIADLSERNVHTVAFVPQEAFGTAAMVALACDELYMETGARIGRVGRLTEADGEAAAEDVALARQELKFLAEQKGRPPAIAEALADPALEVFAVTNARTGREWYLTDAEIHAQGDEWRRGPLVPETRAGEAVVLTADRAEELGLARPPVADLDELKQRLGVPADVALNPVGKTWMDTLVFVLNTSAAVWFLLFAGAALLYLELHFFTGILGILSVTCFALFFWSQFLGGTAGWLEITLALLGLACLAIEAFVIPGFGVFGVTGGLLVLASLVMAMQTFGVGFSTDRMATSLATVVAALGGVIVFGIVSNRFLPRMPLFNQMILAPPGMEVAGPALRPDLLEEVERPVGPRVGDEGVTRTALRPSGKAEIGGDYLDVVSDGPFVDPDTPVRITKLEGPRVFVRAT is encoded by the coding sequence ATGCGCTCCCGCCTGCTCGCCGCCGCCCTGCTGCTTTCGGGACTGGGCGCCGGGACCGCCGCCGCCCGGGCGCAGGAGGCGGCCCCCGCCGCCGACGCCACCAAGGCGCCGCCCGCGGCGCTGGTGAAGGTCGGCAGCCCGGTAGACGAGGCCGTCGTCGGCACCGTGCAGAACGCTGCCCTTAAGCTCCAACGACAGAGCGAAGACGCCGGCGTCCGCGGCGTGCTGGTGCTCGAACTCACTCCCGGCTCCAGCCGCTTCGGCCCGGTGCGGGACCTCGCCCAGTTCCTCACCTCCGCCGAACTGTCCGACGTGCGGACTGTCGCCTGGGTCCCGGAGAGCGTGGACGGCAACAACGCGATCGTGGCCCTGGCCTGCGAGGAGATCGTCCTGCACCCGGACGCCGAACTGGGCGATCTGGGCCGCGGCCGGGCGCTCGAACCGGCGGACGAGGCGTTCGTGCTGGCGTTGGCGGAGAAGCGGCACAACCGGCTGGTCTCCCCGGCGCTGGTCCGCGGGCTGGCGGACCCGGGGCAGGCCGTGTTGAAGGTCACGCTGGGCGAGGGGGCGAACGCGGAGACGCGGCTCGTCACCCCCGCGGAGCTGAAGGAGATCCGCGAGTCCGCCCCCGGCGACGTGCAGGTGGACCGCATCAAAGAGGAGGGCGTGCCCGGCCGCTTCAGCGGGGAGCGGGCCCGGGCGCTGGGGATTCTCGCCGCCGCCACGGCCGAAACCAAGAACGACGTGGCCCGGCTGTACGACCTGCCCACGCTCCGCACCGCGGCGGCGGCCGGCGGCGTGCCGGACGTCGCCTACATTCGCATCGACGAACCGATCGAGCCGATCATCGGCGAGTTCGTCAAACGGCAGATCGACCGCAGCGTCGCCCGTGGGGCGAACCTGATCGTGTTCGAACTGACCAGCCGCAGCGGCTCGCTGGTGACGGCCCAGGACCTCGCCACGCGGATCGCGGACCTGTCCGAGCGGAACGTGCACACCGTCGCGTTTGTCCCGCAGGAGGCCTTCGGCACCGCGGCGATGGTCGCGTTGGCCTGCGACGAGTTGTACATGGAAACCGGCGCCCGCATTGGCCGCGTCGGCCGGCTGACCGAGGCCGACGGGGAGGCCGCCGCCGAAGACGTGGCTCTCGCCCGGCAGGAATTGAAGTTCCTCGCGGAGCAGAAGGGCCGCCCGCCCGCGATCGCCGAGGCCCTCGCCGACCCGGCGTTGGAAGTCTTCGCCGTCACCAACGCCCGCACCGGCCGGGAGTGGTACCTCACCGACGCGGAGATCCACGCCCAGGGCGACGAATGGCGCCGCGGCCCGCTCGTGCCGGAAACGCGGGCCGGCGAGGCGGTCGTCCTCACCGCGGACCGGGCGGAGGAACTGGGGCTGGCCCGTCCGCCAGTGGCCGATCTGGACGAACTCAAGCAGCGCCTCGGCGTGCCGGCGGACGTCGCGCTGAATCCGGTCGGCAAGACGTGGATGGACACCCTCGTCTTCGTGCTGAACACCAGCGCGGCGGTCTGGTTCCTGCTGTTCGCCGGGGCGGCGCTGCTCTATCTGGAGCTGCACTTTTTCACCGGGATCCTGGGGATCCTGTCGGTCACCTGTTTCGCCCTGTTCTTCTGGAGCCAGTTCCTCGGCGGGACGGCCGGCTGGCTGGAAATCACCCTGGCTCTGCTGGGGCTGGCCTGCCTCGCCATCGAGGCGTTCGTGATCCCCGGGTTCGGGGTGTTCGGCGTCACGGGCGGCCTGTTGGTGCTGGCCTCGTTGGTGATGGCGATGCAGACCTTCGGCGTGGGCTTCTCGACCGATCGCATGGCGACGTCGCTGGCCACGGTGGTCGCGGCGCTGGGCGGGGTGATTGTCTTCGGGATCGTTTCGAACCGCTTCCTGCCGCGGATGCCGTTGTTCAATCAGATGATCCTCGCCCCGCCGGGCATGGAAGTCGCCGGCCCGGCCCTGCGGCCGGACCTGTTGGAGGAAGTGGAACGCCCCGTCGGCCCGCGGGTCGGCGACGAGGGCGTCACCCGCACCGCCCTGCGGCCCAGCGGGAAGGCGGAGATCGGCGGCGATTACCTCGACGTCGTCAGTGACGGCCCCTTCGTCGATCCGGACACCCCCGTCCGCATCACGAAGCTCGAAGGCCCCCGCGTCTTCGTCCGGGCGACCTGA